In a single window of the bacterium genome:
- a CDS encoding biopolymer transporter ExbD encodes MQIDQQESGLTEINLTSLIDVALVLVVIFMVMTPMIMQSQIMVSAPKVGSASSGEKQINVRTEIHLTKAGAILLNDEPVAPQAFHESLRRQLSQSKNKLVVVSADEQVVHDRVVALLDAARQAGAKELSIVKRKL; translated from the coding sequence ATGCAAATTGATCAGCAGGAAAGCGGCCTGACGGAAATCAATCTGACTTCTTTGATCGACGTGGCGCTGGTGTTGGTAGTGATCTTCATGGTGATGACGCCGATGATCATGCAGTCGCAGATCATGGTGTCGGCGCCGAAAGTGGGCTCGGCCAGCAGCGGGGAGAAGCAGATCAACGTCCGTACGGAAATCCATCTCACCAAGGCCGGTGCGATCTTGTTGAACGATGAGCCGGTGGCGCCGCAGGCATTTCACGAAAGCCTGCGCCGGCAATTGAGCCAGAGCAAGAACAAGCTGGTGGTGGTGAGCGCCGACGAGCAGGTGGTGCATGATCGCGTCGTGGCCCTGCTCGATGCCGCGCGGCAGGCGGGCGCCAAAGAACTTTCCATTGTCAAACGCAAACTCTGA
- the selB gene encoding selenocysteine-specific translation elongation factor, with product MPARHVILGTAGHIDHGKTSLVKALTGVDTDRLPEEKARGMTIDLGFAHLDEFATLIDVPGHEKFVKNMVAGVSTIDLVLFVIAADDGVMPQTREHLDICSLLQIPRGLIVLTKIDLVEADWLALVQEDIRRLVHGTFLAPAPILPVSTLTGAGIPELKRELAKRIADLPPRQDRGVFWLPVDRTFVMKGFGTVVTGSVLSGQLAVGDEVEILPERLRVRVRGLQRHGQSTTLVQTGDRAAINLHGITTSQVARGQVLAAPGYFGPATRLNCRLRLLAQAPAPLPLRSRVRVHLGTAEIMARVIPLAANQLQPGDSSFVQLRCEKPVAARPRDPLVIRQYSPPHTIGGGVVLEAEAAPLRRRNPALLVRLQALEQHEPEDQLIAQLLLPERYAVTLDQIASETSHSKEEVGARLERLVQQGSVVAISKRAFIHRLRLEALWHRLAAALAEYHQQHPTKLGLRKAEVSSRIPALAEAGLLNFLVKISKAENKLKEIEAHLALAEHEIRLNAEQEMLRQQILARLHAGGYTPASPAELAATLNATPAQIAEVLEVLVLRQEVVRLEEGIWLHRSHLEEARKRVIDYLRRHGEITVSQFKELVDNTSRKFAMPLLQYFDAGGVTQRQGEVRVLGVAGSASKTP from the coding sequence ATGCCCGCACGTCACGTCATTCTCGGCACTGCCGGCCACATCGACCACGGCAAAACTTCGTTAGTCAAAGCGCTCACCGGCGTGGATACCGATCGCCTGCCGGAGGAAAAAGCGCGCGGCATGACCATCGATCTCGGCTTTGCCCATCTCGATGAGTTCGCCACCCTCATCGACGTTCCCGGCCATGAAAAATTCGTCAAGAACATGGTGGCGGGCGTGAGCACCATCGACCTGGTCTTGTTCGTCATTGCGGCCGATGACGGCGTGATGCCGCAGACGCGCGAGCATTTGGACATCTGCTCGTTGCTGCAAATCCCGCGCGGCCTCATTGTCCTCACCAAAATCGATTTGGTCGAGGCCGACTGGCTGGCGCTCGTGCAGGAAGACATTCGCCGGCTGGTGCACGGCACTTTTCTGGCCCCGGCGCCGATCCTGCCGGTTTCCACCCTCACCGGCGCCGGCATTCCCGAGTTGAAACGCGAACTGGCGAAGCGCATTGCGGATTTGCCGCCGCGGCAGGATCGCGGCGTGTTTTGGCTGCCGGTGGATCGCACGTTTGTAATGAAAGGATTCGGCACCGTGGTCACCGGCTCGGTGCTGTCCGGTCAGCTTGCCGTGGGCGACGAGGTGGAGATCCTGCCCGAGCGGCTGCGCGTGCGCGTGCGCGGCTTGCAACGCCACGGCCAAAGCACGACGCTGGTGCAAACCGGCGATCGTGCCGCCATCAATCTGCACGGAATCACCACCAGCCAGGTGGCGCGCGGCCAGGTGCTGGCGGCGCCCGGCTACTTCGGCCCGGCCACACGCCTCAACTGCCGCCTGCGCTTGCTGGCGCAGGCTCCCGCGCCGCTGCCGTTGCGCAGCCGCGTGCGCGTGCATCTCGGCACCGCGGAGATCATGGCGCGGGTGATTCCGCTGGCTGCCAACCAACTGCAACCCGGCGACAGCAGCTTCGTGCAATTGCGCTGTGAAAAACCGGTGGCGGCGCGGCCGCGCGATCCCCTGGTGATTCGCCAATATTCTCCGCCGCACACCATCGGCGGCGGCGTTGTGCTCGAAGCCGAAGCCGCTCCGCTGCGCCGCCGCAATCCGGCACTGTTGGTGCGATTGCAGGCGCTCGAACAACACGAGCCGGAGGATCAGTTGATTGCGCAATTGCTTCTGCCCGAGCGTTATGCCGTCACGCTCGATCAAATTGCCAGCGAGACCAGCCATTCCAAAGAGGAAGTCGGCGCCCGTCTCGAACGGCTGGTGCAACAGGGCAGCGTCGTGGCAATCAGTAAACGCGCCTTCATTCATCGCCTGCGGCTGGAGGCCTTGTGGCATCGCCTGGCCGCGGCGCTGGCTGAGTATCATCAACAGCATCCCACCAAATTGGGATTGCGCAAAGCCGAAGTCAGCAGCCGCATCCCCGCGCTGGCCGAGGCCGGTCTGTTGAATTTTCTCGTCAAGATCAGCAAGGCCGAGAACAAATTGAAGGAAATCGAGGCGCATCTGGCGCTGGCGGAGCATGAGATTCGCCTGAATGCAGAGCAGGAAATGCTGCGGCAGCAAATTCTCGCGCGCCTGCATGCCGGAGGATACACGCCCGCAAGTCCGGCGGAGCTGGCGGCAACGCTCAACGCCACGCCGGCGCAAATCGCTGAAGTGCTGGAAGTGCTCGTTCTGCGACAGGAAGTCGTGCGCCTGGAGGAGGGCATCTGGCTGCACCGCAGCCATCTGGAGGAAGCGCGCAAAAGAGTGATTGACTATCTGCGCCGCCATGGCGAAATTACCGTCAGCCAATTCAAAGAGCTGGTGGACAACACCAGCCGCAAATTCGCCATGCCGCTGCTGCAATACTTCGACGCCGGCGGCGTGACCCAGCGCCAGGGCGAAGTTCGGGTGTTGGGCGTTGCGGGAAGCGCAAGCAAAACGCCTTGA
- a CDS encoding TonB family protein produces the protein MDAIAAHPPQRFSIAISGSLFVHALIFAAWLSSSLMSKPEILEIREISYIDETEQPPEENAPEQEVEPGETDAFNNGEVVAGRDTGRRSTANASDFGSPFANGIPAGGGEPGPPAPNVEDFGVLKVMDGVADVAGVSSEPVLHIAGAGKFLTNGHGSKNGADLSASVMEGFATGNGDGRGYGNGVDGVFEGLKGEIGGTGVKLGKVGRVTIERIGRITGSKEATSGGGGRSEESLRQVMMENMGRLQYIYTKYLKSGLEARGKVEVEVTIGADGKVTEVQILSSQIPIAALQEELRDAIRRWKYQPIARGYMKVVYPMIFIKMN, from the coding sequence TTGGATGCCATTGCCGCCCACCCGCCTCAACGCTTCAGCATCGCCATCAGCGGCTCTCTGTTCGTGCATGCCTTGATCTTTGCGGCGTGGCTGTCCTCTTCGTTGATGAGCAAGCCCGAGATTCTCGAGATCCGCGAGATCAGTTACATTGACGAAACCGAGCAGCCGCCGGAGGAAAATGCGCCGGAGCAGGAAGTGGAGCCCGGCGAGACGGATGCGTTCAACAACGGTGAAGTCGTTGCGGGCCGCGACACCGGCCGGCGCAGCACCGCCAACGCCAGCGATTTCGGCAGCCCGTTCGCCAACGGCATTCCCGCCGGCGGCGGCGAGCCCGGGCCGCCGGCGCCCAACGTGGAAGACTTTGGCGTGCTCAAGGTGATGGACGGCGTTGCGGACGTCGCCGGCGTATCGAGCGAACCGGTGTTGCACATTGCGGGCGCAGGCAAATTTCTCACCAACGGCCACGGCAGCAAGAACGGCGCGGACCTCAGCGCCAGTGTGATGGAAGGCTTTGCCACCGGCAATGGCGACGGCAGAGGATACGGCAACGGCGTGGACGGTGTCTTCGAAGGTTTGAAAGGCGAGATTGGCGGCACCGGCGTCAAGCTCGGCAAGGTCGGCCGCGTCACCATCGAGCGCATCGGCCGCATCACCGGCAGCAAGGAGGCCACCAGCGGCGGCGGCGGCCGTTCCGAGGAGTCCCTGCGCCAGGTCATGATGGAGAACATGGGGCGGCTGCAGTACATTTACACCAAGTATTTGAAGAGCGGCCTGGAAGCGCGCGGCAAAGTTGAGGTGGAAGTGACAATCGGCGCGGACGGCAAAGTCACCGAGGTGCAGATTCTCTCCTCGCAAATTCCGATTGCGGCCTTGCAAGAGGAATTGCGCGACGCCATCCGGCGCTGGAAGTATCAACCCATCGCGCGCGGTTACATGAAAGTCGTCTATCCGATGATCTTCATCAAGATGAACTAA
- a CDS encoding MotA/TolQ/ExbB proton channel family protein: MEVNFWETVRESPTFIVLFGCSLLVVTFIIERWLYFRRTTLDANAFVSAIYKNMQSGGPRACLHYCQTLHKPLALVVRAGLENLALGEKRVKEMMEATALEEKIKLERFLSILGTMGNIAPFIGLLGTVIGIIRAFHDLAVSGSGGPSVVAAGISEALIATAAGLFVAIPSAIAYNFFLRRVGTIMAEIEAATRKVRVIIGIGQMHEQAPAEEAHEEAAGTRHKRTSRISSVRKATSV, translated from the coding sequence ATGGAAGTTAATTTCTGGGAAACGGTGCGGGAAAGCCCGACCTTCATCGTTCTCTTCGGCTGTTCCCTGCTGGTGGTGACGTTCATCATCGAGCGCTGGCTGTATTTCCGCCGCACGACTCTCGATGCCAACGCCTTCGTCAGCGCCATCTACAAAAACATGCAGAGCGGCGGACCGCGCGCCTGCCTGCATTATTGCCAAACCCTGCACAAGCCGCTGGCGCTGGTGGTGCGCGCGGGGTTGGAGAATCTGGCGCTGGGCGAGAAGCGGGTGAAGGAGATGATGGAAGCGACCGCGCTCGAAGAGAAGATCAAGCTGGAACGCTTTCTCAGCATTCTGGGAACGATGGGCAACATTGCACCCTTCATCGGTTTGTTGGGAACAGTCATCGGCATCATTCGTGCCTTTCATGATCTCGCCGTCTCCGGCTCGGGCGGGCCGTCGGTGGTGGCAGCGGGCATTTCCGAAGCGTTGATTGCGACGGCTGCCGGGTTGTTTGTGGCGATTCCCTCCGCGATTGCCTACAACTTTTTCCTGCGCCGCGTGGGAACGATCATGGCGGAAATCGAGGCGGCCACGCGCAAAGTGCGGGTGATCATCGGCATTGGGCAGATGCACGAGCAGGCGCCGGCGGAAGAGGCGCACGAGGAAGCGGCCGGCACGCGCCATAAGCGCACCTCGCGTATCTCGTCCGTCCGCAAAGCCACGAGTGTTTGA